In Luxibacter massiliensis, the genomic stretch ACAACGCCTACCCATTCAGGCAGGCCAGTGAAAACATGTACGATAACGCCTGCGCCGATAATCTGCGCCCCCATCATGGGGATTAAGAAAAAGAGCATCATAATGCCGAGGATCCCGCTCATTGGTTTGGAGTGATAACGGTCTGACAGATAATCTGCCATAGTCAGGAAGCCGTATTCATGGCCAAGCCGTAATAGCCTTTTTCCCATCAGGAGGGCAGGGAGAATCATACAGAATACAGCTCCTGGTACAGAAATTGCCATACCCGCATAGCCGACCCCATAGATGGTTCCCGGCGTGCCCAGAAATGTGCCCATGGAGAACTGTGTGGAGAAATAAGCGATACCGCTGACAACAACGCCTGCTTTTCCGCTTAATACGAAGAAGTCTCCCAGGCTGCTTGTCTTACGGCTGGCATACCATCCAATAAACGCCATAATTCCCAGATAAAGTGCAAGAACTGTATAAAATGGAATTGGTGAAGGTTGTACTGCTGCGCTCATACTTTATTCCCCCTTATTCTCAGAAATATTTTCTTCGTCATAGATGTGATACTCTTTACGTTTCATGCACATCCGGTAATAAATAATAATCAGCACAAAGGTAACTGCGGTGTGTGCAAACCATCCAAATAAGTAGGAGGGTATCCCGCCAAAGGACGGAATGTAGGTTGTGCTGTAGAAGAACGGGAATGGAAGCATAATCAGGAAAAACATAAATAGAAATATGATTAACCATGTCCGCTCGAAGTGCTTTTCAAATAATTGTTTCATGTGGTTACCTCTCTTCCTTTACTTTTTTCGGTTTTTTTGTAAAATATTTATATCATTCTATGTAATAAATGAAAATAAATGAAGTAAATACTTTACATATTGTATTCTATTATATACAATATCTTTAAAAAGTAAAGTATTTACTATCAAAAACTTGAAAATTATTGATTTCTTGAAAGTGGTCAGAATATTCATGAAATTATGAGAAGGGAGAAGTATGGACATATTAGAACGGATTCATAAGCTTTACCCCAGCCTGACAAGAAAGCAGAAGGGGATTGCAGATTATCTTTTAGACAACCCGGAAGATATCTGTTATATTACATTGGCCCAGCTAAGCCAGCAGACAGGGGCATCAGAATTGACTATCCTACGTTTCTGCCAGAAAATGGGATGTGAAAGTTTTTTGAAATTGAAAGATAACTTTAGGGAGTATACACAGTGGATGGTAAAGCATTTATCATCGTCTGCTTATTTTGTCCCTGAAGTGGATAGTAAAAATATCACAGGAAAGCAGGAGCTGCTTAAGGCAATTTGTACTGAAGAGGCAAGCGCCGCCGTAGAGTTTTTTTCAACGGTGGATTTGGAGAGTATTATTTCTGCTGTGCAGATGATTAGAAAGAGCAGGCATATTTTAGTGATGGCTCATGACATTTCCAAAATACCCGGGGAGTTTCTTGTATTTAGGCTGAGGCTTTTGTACTTTGACGCAGAACTTATCGATCTGGCAGACCTGACTGAGACACAGAGCAGGCTGCAGGATTTGGAGGAGGGAGACTTGGTAGTGTTCTTTGCGTTCCCCAAATATTATTATCCTCTGGCCAGTATTGCACGTAAAGTTATAGAGAAGGGAATCCCTATCCTGGGTATTACTAATAACCCTTCCTCGCCTATAGCGGAATATAGCAGCCAGCTTCTTTTATGCCAAACCTCTACCAGAGTCTTTTATAATACTCTGACTCTGCCAATGGCTATGTTAAATCTTTTGGCCTCTTATTTAGTGATCGATACTGTCCCAGATTCTGACCGGGAAGAGTTTATGGATACTCTCTCATCATAAAGAAATTTAGAGAACAGAAATAGTAAATACTGTGAAAAGGAGGAATACATATGGAAATTGGAGGATTTTTCCCTTATGGGGAGACAGGGGCAGAGGAAAATGGATATTTAAGCAGAATATGCAGCCAGGCAGGAGATATGAAGCATTTGATGTCAGGAAGATGCG encodes the following:
- a CDS encoding MurR/RpiR family transcriptional regulator, whose protein sequence is MDILERIHKLYPSLTRKQKGIADYLLDNPEDICYITLAQLSQQTGASELTILRFCQKMGCESFLKLKDNFREYTQWMVKHLSSSAYFVPEVDSKNITGKQELLKAICTEEASAAVEFFSTVDLESIISAVQMIRKSRHILVMAHDISKIPGEFLVFRLRLLYFDAELIDLADLTETQSRLQDLEEGDLVVFFAFPKYYYPLASIARKVIEKGIPILGITNNPSSPIAEYSSQLLLCQTSTRVFYNTLTLPMAMLNLLASYLVIDTVPDSDREEFMDTLSS